In the genome of Solibacillus silvestris, one region contains:
- a CDS encoding VanZ family protein yields MLKSLTWITVFLWMILIFYFSQQPVHISYGLSTTITEQLIETVQTIVPLEEVHVDTVNHIVRKNAHFIIYFFLGIFILGALRKNGINRIRSIWLALFVCIIYAASDEFHQLFVPGRGAQVKDVLIDCAGAVFGIGTATIISSIRKRKKVPSKPLV; encoded by the coding sequence ATGCTAAAATCACTTACTTGGATCACAGTTTTTTTATGGATGATCCTTATTTTTTACTTTTCTCAGCAGCCAGTCCATATTTCGTATGGCTTAAGTACGACTATTACAGAACAACTTATTGAAACAGTACAAACGATTGTCCCGTTAGAAGAAGTACACGTCGATACTGTTAATCATATTGTAAGGAAAAATGCACACTTCATTATTTATTTCTTTCTTGGAATTTTTATCTTGGGGGCACTTAGAAAAAACGGAATAAATAGAATTCGTAGTATATGGTTAGCTCTCTTTGTTTGTATCATTTATGCAGCTTCCGATGAATTTCATCAGTTGTTTGTCCCAGGAAGGGGAGCACAGGTGAAGGATGTACTGATCGATTGTGCAGGTGCAGTTTTCGGGATAGGGACTGCAACTATAATAAGTTCAATTAGAAAAAGGAAAAAAGTCCCTTCAAAACCACTGGTTTAA
- a CDS encoding carbamoyl phosphate synthase, with protein MNDEINILILSCGTRNKIVQYFKKELADKGYVIATDCSDLAPAFYDADKYFVVPRIEDDNYIDTIISICKKHNIKAVFSLIDPEIHILAKYKKDFLEIGTLPIIPNLSIVDMCFDKYKMYQFLIKNNIKTIRSYIDKGKFYRDVDLGLINYPVFIKPIKGSSSNNINKVVSKDEVELLFNRFDNLMIQEYLVGVEYGIDVYIDIFSNEPVAIFAKEKIKMRAGETDKAISVKDSELFELIKKFVKIVGFKGVIDIDLFKVNDEFYISEVNPRFGGGYPHAYECGVNIPNMIINNLKGNTNVDMIGKYDENIYMMKYNEIKILKNSNMTVI; from the coding sequence ATGAATGATGAGATAAATATATTAATTTTAAGCTGCGGAACAAGAAATAAAATTGTGCAATACTTTAAAAAAGAATTGGCAGATAAAGGTTATGTTATAGCAACGGATTGTAGTGATTTAGCACCTGCATTCTATGATGCAGATAAATATTTCGTTGTTCCTAGAATCGAGGATGATAATTATATCGATACTATTATTTCTATTTGCAAAAAACATAATATTAAAGCAGTATTTTCATTAATTGATCCAGAAATCCACATACTGGCTAAATATAAAAAAGATTTTTTAGAGATCGGAACACTTCCAATAATACCTAATTTAAGTATTGTTGATATGTGCTTTGACAAATATAAAATGTATCAATTCCTGATTAAAAATAATATTAAAACAATAAGAAGTTATATTGATAAAGGAAAATTTTATCGTGATGTCGATTTGGGTTTAATAAACTATCCGGTGTTTATTAAGCCTATAAAAGGAAGTTCTAGTAACAATATAAATAAGGTTGTATCTAAAGATGAAGTAGAATTATTATTTAATCGTTTTGACAACTTAATGATTCAAGAGTATCTCGTTGGAGTTGAATATGGAATTGATGTTTATATTGATATTTTTTCCAATGAACCTGTCGCTATCTTTGCTAAAGAAAAGATTAAAATGAGAGCTGGTGAAACAGATAAAGCTATATCGGTAAAAGATTCAGAACTATTCGAATTAATAAAGAAATTTGTGAAAATTGTTGGATTTAAAGGGGTTATTGATATTGATCTTTTTAAAGTTAACGATGAGTTTTATATTTCTGAAGTGAATCCTCGATTTGGAGGAGGGTATCCGCATGCATATGAATGTGGAGTAAATATCCCAAATATGATAATAAATAATTTAAAAGGCAATACTAATGTAGATATGATAGGAAAATATGATGAAAATATTTACATGATGAAGTATAACGAAATAAAAATATTAAAAAATAGTAATATGACCGTTATATAA
- a CDS encoding glycosyl transferase encodes MIPIVSIIVATHNVEYSIRECLNSLQQQTLQAIEILIMNNGSSKGTALICEEFVSEDERFSLFNAQNLTLSEARNYGMQEAAGKYIAFVDGHDFVESTMYEKLVQRAKQKHADLVLCGYTKYWPETERKKQVKVNEALLTKPNPVNYYLTKHNEAYIMPWNKLFLRSIIMGEQLYFDNHPFFEDVGFIAQYLSFAKKIAIVNEPQYNFVQYEDMLMKNYSPSIAHSHAQTYAQMKQFFDKRQYRNVIEGLNLRLYIHRYHHVLLTTSNTRQVKSLERQIIRESKNFSQLPWNLRFMKPLVKMRVYPTFFRLVHRVKA; translated from the coding sequence ATGATACCAATTGTGTCTATTATTGTGGCAACACATAATGTTGAATATTCGATAAGAGAATGTCTGAATAGCCTGCAGCAGCAAACATTGCAAGCAATAGAAATACTGATTATGAACAATGGTTCTTCTAAAGGAACGGCTCTTATTTGTGAAGAATTTGTCAGTGAAGATGAGCGTTTCAGTTTATTTAACGCGCAAAACCTTACGTTAAGTGAAGCACGCAATTACGGAATGCAGGAAGCTGCCGGAAAATATATTGCGTTCGTTGATGGGCATGATTTTGTGGAAAGTACAATGTATGAAAAGCTTGTACAGCGTGCAAAGCAGAAGCATGCGGATCTCGTACTGTGCGGGTATACGAAATACTGGCCGGAAACGGAGCGCAAAAAACAGGTGAAAGTGAATGAAGCGTTATTAACAAAACCGAACCCTGTTAATTATTATCTTACAAAGCATAATGAAGCGTATATTATGCCTTGGAATAAACTGTTTTTACGTTCCATCATTATGGGGGAACAATTATATTTTGATAATCATCCGTTTTTTGAAGATGTTGGTTTTATCGCGCAGTACTTATCGTTTGCGAAAAAGATTGCCATTGTGAATGAGCCGCAATATAACTTTGTGCAATATGAGGACATGCTGATGAAAAATTATAGTCCGTCCATTGCTCATTCCCATGCGCAAACGTATGCACAAATGAAGCAGTTTTTTGATAAAAGACAATACCGGAATGTGATAGAGGGATTAAATTTACGTCTATATATTCATCGTTATCATCATGTACTGTTAACGACGTCAAATACACGACAAGTGAAATCGCTGGAACGTCAAATAATTCGGGAAAGCAAGAATTTCTCCCAGCTTCCATGGAATCTTCGCTTTATGAAACCGTTAGTGAAAATGAGGGTGTATCCGACATTTTTCCGGTTGGTTCATAGGGTAAAGGCTTAG
- a CDS encoding glycosyl transferase family 1: protein MKIFFVASIYSHFTAFHIPYMKYLQSIGYEVWAAAGLGREDREILELINVKCVNVPFSRNPFDFKNIKAFYALKKIFKSEQFELVHVHTPVASLITRAAFRNSKIGKMLYTVHGFHFFKGAPKLNWIIYYTAEKLAAKWTDYLITINEEDYRNAYNLLPVEKVSLVHGVGVEILSQRIEDIEKKNLKEKLGLNSQSVVISYIAELNENKNHKFLLRNWSAIKQKNPNYELLIIGTGKKEMELKAFVEKEQLQGVHFLGYRRDVPVLLQISDIITLLSYREGLPKSIMEAMVAGIPCVVSNTRGLRDLVKPKGNGFVVNHDEHQDLVEAFTALNQKQLRIEMGYKSKIFIEPFLIGKVLEEYKVIYKRLLN from the coding sequence ATGAAAATATTTTTCGTAGCTTCAATCTACAGTCACTTTACTGCTTTTCATATTCCATATATGAAATACCTTCAATCAATAGGTTATGAAGTCTGGGCAGCAGCTGGATTAGGGCGAGAAGATCGTGAAATATTAGAACTTATAAATGTAAAATGTGTAAATGTACCTTTTTCAAGAAATCCTTTTGATTTTAAAAATATCAAAGCCTTTTATGCCTTAAAAAAGATATTTAAGTCAGAACAATTCGAATTGGTGCACGTACATACACCTGTTGCATCATTAATTACAAGAGCTGCTTTTAGAAATAGTAAAATAGGTAAAATGCTGTATACTGTGCATGGTTTTCACTTTTTTAAAGGGGCACCGAAACTTAACTGGATAATATATTATACAGCTGAAAAACTTGCTGCAAAGTGGACCGATTATTTAATTACTATTAATGAGGAAGATTATAGAAATGCATATAATTTGTTACCAGTAGAGAAGGTATCACTAGTGCATGGGGTTGGGGTGGAAATATTATCACAACGAATAGAAGATATAGAAAAAAAGAATTTAAAGGAAAAATTAGGTTTAAATAGTCAATCGGTTGTTATTTCATATATAGCGGAATTGAATGAGAATAAAAATCATAAATTTTTACTTAGAAATTGGTCAGCTATCAAACAAAAAAACCCAAACTATGAACTATTAATTATTGGAACAGGTAAAAAAGAAATGGAACTAAAGGCATTTGTAGAAAAAGAACAGTTACAAGGTGTACATTTTTTGGGTTACAGAAGAGATGTTCCGGTATTACTTCAAATATCAGATATTATAACGTTGTTATCTTATCGTGAAGGCTTACCAAAAAGTATTATGGAAGCTATGGTAGCAGGGATTCCCTGCGTTGTAAGTAATACGCGTGGTTTAAGAGATTTAGTAAAACCTAAGGGAAATGGCTTTGTAGTTAATCATGATGAACATCAAGATCTAGTTGAAGCATTTACAGCATTAAATCAAAAGCAATTAAGAATTGAAATGGGATATAAATCCAAAATCTTCATTGAGCCCTTTTTAATAGGAAAAGTATTAGAAGAATATAAAGTGATTTATAAGAGATTGTTAAATTAA
- a CDS encoding metallophosphoesterase, with protein MKVLFIGDIVGSIGRDAVEQYLPRLKKKYNLDVVIANGENAAAGRGITRAIYNDLLQMGVDVITMGNHTWDNKDIFDFIDDADYLVRPANFSKDAPGRGMTQVSKNGVTISVINLHGRVFLPPHEDPFAMAVEMVEEAKKTSPIVFVDFHAEATSEKIALSWHLDGKASVVVGTHTHVQTADNRIYPGGTAYITDVGMTGPYDEVLGMGKDNVIYKFLTNMPARYEVPKKGRAVLSAFFVEIDDKTGKAIRQERVLINEDNPFQV; from the coding sequence ATGAAAGTATTATTTATTGGCGATATCGTCGGTTCTATCGGTCGCGATGCGGTAGAGCAGTATTTGCCTCGATTGAAGAAAAAATATAATTTAGATGTAGTCATTGCAAACGGTGAAAACGCTGCAGCAGGGCGCGGCATTACACGTGCGATCTACAATGATTTACTGCAAATGGGTGTCGATGTTATTACGATGGGGAACCATACGTGGGACAACAAGGACATTTTTGATTTTATCGATGACGCGGATTACTTAGTGCGTCCGGCAAACTTTTCAAAAGATGCACCAGGCCGCGGTATGACACAAGTGTCGAAAAACGGTGTAACAATTTCAGTCATTAATCTGCACGGTCGCGTATTTTTACCGCCACATGAAGATCCGTTTGCGATGGCAGTCGAAATGGTCGAAGAAGCGAAAAAAACATCGCCAATCGTATTTGTTGATTTCCACGCTGAAGCAACAAGTGAAAAAATCGCATTAAGCTGGCATCTGGACGGCAAAGCATCTGTCGTTGTCGGAACGCATACACATGTCCAAACAGCGGACAACCGCATTTATCCAGGGGGTACAGCATACATTACAGATGTTGGTATGACAGGTCCATATGATGAAGTGTTAGGTATGGGAAAAGATAACGTCATCTATAAATTCCTGACAAATATGCCGGCACGTTACGAAGTACCGAAAAAAGGCCGTGCTGTATTAAGTGCATTCTTCGTAGAAATTGATGACAAAACAGGTAAAGCGATTCGCCAGGAACGTGTATTGATTAATGAGGATAATCCGTTTCAAGTGTAA
- a CDS encoding UDP-glucose 4-epimerase, producing MILVVGGAGYVGSHVVNLLLEKGPVVVYDNLSTGHRGSVDERAIFIEGDLSDQKRLTQIFTLFPVQSVIHFAASDSVREAMGNPEYYYENNVGGTLALLKVMRACRVKNIVLSLAVTEENKLLEQKCMIEQMLEVYTKAYDMNGIVLRYCKSKNVQATDSESPEDAISDGTCNKGFNNVTNVANAHVLVLEALERGELAYKMYDLSNVSSENLQQELEWQAERNVHEMIEDAWNWHENSKC from the coding sequence GTGATATTAGTCGTTGGTGGAGCAGGCTATGTTGGAAGCCATGTCGTAAATTTATTACTGGAAAAAGGGCCGGTCGTTGTGTATGATAATTTATCCACAGGACACCGCGGATCAGTTGATGAGCGGGCTATTTTTATTGAAGGCGATTTATCAGATCAGAAACGTCTAACACAAATCTTCACGTTGTTTCCCGTTCAATCTGTCATCCATTTCGCAGCATCAGACTCAGTCAGGGAAGCAATGGGGAATCCTGAATATTATTATGAAAATAATGTTGGCGGCACATTGGCGTTACTGAAAGTCATGCGGGCGTGCAGAGTGAAAAATATTGTGTTATCTTTAGCTGTTACTGAGGAAAATAAGCTACTAGAGCAAAAGTGCATGATTGAACAGATGCTTGAAGTTTATACAAAAGCTTATGATATGAATGGGATTGTTCTTCGTTATTGTAAGAGTAAGAATGTACAAGCAACGGATAGTGAAAGTCCTGAAGATGCGATTTCTGATGGGACATGCAACAAGGGTTTTAACAATGTGACCAATGTAGCGAATGCCCATGTTTTGGTGCTTGAAGCATTAGAGCGGGGCGAATTGGCTTATAAAATGTATGATTTATCTAATGTTAGCTCGGAAAATTTGCAGCAGGAGTTGGAGTGGCAGGCGGAACGGAATGTACATGAAATGATTGAAGATGCATGGAATTGGCATGAAAACTCAAAATGTTAG
- a CDS encoding trascriptional regulator, with translation MKNVWKWLISIVLVLCGGSLILLVKVYGDIKSTADEIYTPIGERVPDIRTEPVDITVKKEPISALILGVDERDSDGGRSDTMIVLTVNPSLETTKMISIPRDTYTEIIGKGFKDKINHAYSFGGMEMSVKTVENLLNIPIDYVVKVNMESFVDIIDIIGGITVLNTFAFNYDGENFPTGKLEMDGDKSLKYVRMRYDDPSGDFGRQNRQKQVIQGVIQESLSLNTIWNYKSIFKAIEKNIELNVVFEDFLRIRKNYGDSLKQIEQLYISNGSSMMKNQIYYYLPNESELQDIQQNLQEHMEI, from the coding sequence ATGAAGAATGTATGGAAGTGGTTAATTAGTATTGTATTAGTTTTATGTGGTGGGAGTCTTATTTTACTTGTGAAAGTATATGGGGATATCAAAAGTACGGCAGACGAAATTTATACACCGATTGGTGAGCGGGTACCTGATATTCGTACGGAGCCAGTTGATATTACAGTAAAAAAAGAGCCAATTTCCGCTCTTATATTAGGTGTAGATGAACGGGACAGTGATGGGGGTCGCTCTGATACGATGATTGTTTTGACGGTTAATCCAAGTTTGGAAACAACAAAAATGATTAGTATACCGCGTGATACCTATACAGAGATAATCGGAAAAGGTTTCAAAGATAAGATAAATCATGCCTATTCTTTTGGTGGTATGGAAATGTCGGTTAAAACAGTGGAAAACTTATTAAATATTCCTATTGACTATGTAGTGAAAGTTAATATGGAAAGTTTTGTCGATATTATTGATATTATTGGTGGAATTACAGTCTTAAATACGTTTGCTTTTAATTATGATGGAGAAAATTTCCCCACAGGGAAATTGGAAATGGATGGAGATAAATCATTAAAATATGTTCGAATGCGTTATGATGATCCATCCGGTGATTTTGGAAGGCAAAATCGTCAAAAGCAAGTAATTCAAGGTGTTATACAAGAGAGCTTGTCGCTAAATACTATATGGAACTATAAATCAATTTTCAAAGCAATTGAAAAAAATATTGAGCTGAATGTTGTATTTGAAGATTTTCTTCGCATACGTAAAAATTACGGGGACAGCTTGAAACAAATCGAACAGCTTTATATAAGTAACGGGTCATCCATGATGAAAAATCAAATTTATTATTATTTGCCGAATGAAAGTGAACTTCAGGATATTCAGCAAAATTTACAAGAACATATGGAGATTTAA
- a CDS encoding UDP-glucose 4-epimerase GalE: MEILVSGGAGYIGSHTCIALIEAGYSVVVVDNLTNSKRDSIETIKTITSHDIPFYEIDVTNKQAVEHIFKNHKIQGVIHCAGLKAVGESVEKPLTYYENNIVSTLVLANCCLKFGVNQFVFSSSATVYGENEVPFVETMDVLPTTNPYGETKAICERILNDIVRANSLFSVSILRYFNPVGAHESGLIGEAPNGTPNNLMPYITQVAKRRHQFLSIFGNDYPTLDGTGVRDYIHVMDLAEGHVAALSRIRKGIQIYNLGTGQGTSVLELVKAFEVANGVCIPFKIVDRRPGDIAACYADVQKANRELEWIARRDVKKMCEDAWKFEQNYNHQVV, encoded by the coding sequence ATGGAAATATTAGTTAGTGGTGGGGCGGGATATATTGGTTCGCATACTTGTATAGCACTAATTGAGGCTGGTTACTCAGTAGTTGTCGTGGATAATCTCACCAATAGTAAAAGAGATTCCATCGAAACTATCAAAACAATTACAAGTCATGATATCCCTTTTTACGAGATTGACGTAACAAATAAACAGGCAGTTGAGCATATTTTCAAAAATCACAAAATCCAAGGGGTGATCCATTGTGCTGGATTAAAAGCGGTAGGTGAATCTGTTGAGAAACCACTAACCTATTACGAGAATAATATAGTTAGCACACTTGTCTTAGCAAATTGTTGTTTAAAATTTGGCGTTAATCAGTTTGTATTTAGTTCATCGGCTACGGTGTACGGAGAAAATGAAGTGCCTTTTGTTGAGACAATGGATGTATTGCCTACTACGAACCCTTATGGAGAAACAAAGGCAATTTGTGAAAGAATCCTAAATGATATTGTTAGAGCAAATTCATTGTTTTCGGTTTCTATATTGCGTTATTTCAATCCGGTAGGTGCTCATGAAAGTGGATTGATCGGTGAAGCTCCGAATGGAACACCAAATAATTTAATGCCATATATCACACAAGTGGCAAAAAGAAGACATCAATTTTTAAGTATATTCGGGAATGATTATCCGACATTGGATGGTACAGGTGTCCGTGACTATATTCATGTGATGGATTTGGCTGAAGGGCACGTTGCTGCATTAAGCCGTATAAGAAAAGGCATTCAAATTTATAATTTAGGTACAGGTCAAGGAACAAGTGTTTTGGAGCTCGTAAAAGCATTTGAAGTAGCGAATGGAGTTTGCATACCTTTTAAAATTGTAGATCGAAGACCGGGGGATATTGCTGCTTGTTATGCGGATGTACAAAAAGCAAATAGGGAACTCGAATGGATCGCAAGAAGAGATGTGAAAAAGATGTGTGAAGATGCCTGGAAATTTGAACAAAATTATAATCACCAAGTAGTTTAA
- a CDS encoding sugar transferase encodes MRKFNLFLKRIIDILGSIFGLILTSPLLLIIALSIKFTSEGPIFFHQERLGKDGKVFIILKYRTMVVNAEKMGTGLFIEPENDSRITKVGHFLRSTSLDELPQLWNVLIGKMSLVGPRPPVPYYPYKYEEYSDLQRMRFDVKPGITGLSQVTVRNSVSWDEGIVYDIEYVRNLNVWIDIKIMFKTLRTLIYRENIYGKSRFDNWRN; translated from the coding sequence TTGAGAAAATTTAATTTATTTTTGAAAAGAATAATCGATATATTGGGAAGTATTTTTGGTTTGATTTTAACTTCACCCTTGCTTCTAATTATCGCCCTTTCAATAAAATTCACTTCAGAAGGACCGATTTTCTTTCATCAAGAAAGGTTGGGAAAAGATGGGAAGGTATTTATAATCCTAAAATATAGAACGATGGTAGTAAATGCTGAAAAGATGGGTACAGGATTATTTATTGAACCTGAAAATGATAGCCGTATTACTAAAGTAGGCCATTTTCTTCGTTCAACTAGTCTTGATGAACTTCCACAACTTTGGAATGTTCTAATTGGAAAGATGAGTTTAGTTGGTCCAAGACCACCTGTGCCCTATTATCCTTATAAATATGAAGAATATAGTGATTTACAAAGAATGCGTTTTGATGTGAAACCTGGGATAACTGGATTATCACAAGTGACAGTAAGAAATTCTGTTTCATGGGATGAAGGCATAGTATATGACATAGAATATGTGAGAAATTTAAATGTTTGGATTGATATAAAAATCATGTTTAAAACGTTACGCACACTTATCTATCGTGAAAATATTTATGGCAAATCTAGGTTTGACAATTGGAGGAACTGA
- a CDS encoding lipopolysaccharide biosynthesis protein has translation MENEITRTKIISSIFWRFLEFSGEQGIQLLVLVILTRLLLPEDFGLIVLVTIFISVATVITQSGFNTALIQKKTMDEADLSSVFYVNLLISTILYFILFMIAPFLASFFEHPQLTLIIRLLSLSLILRALHSIQNVIIIRNMQFKKLFTCSIGGVILSGIIGILMAYTGFGVWSLVVQQLVNNLVYTITIVFIVAWRPRLIFSIGKLRGLFSYGWKILVSSLIDSIYLNISNLIIGKMFSPAILGFYNRGEQIPGLLVSNINGSIQSVLFPALSTQQENKKRVKEMVRRAMVTSAFIIFPMMIGLAVIAETLVKIVLTEKWMPVVPFLQIFCFIYILWPIRTANLQAINALGRSDIYLKLEIAKKMLGIVILTIALQHGIYAIVMGMFITNFLSLFIDAYPNSILLDYRLIEQFFDVFPSLFISLIMGVTVLSIKLLGFTNITTLIMQIFVGFIFYIILAKVFKLEPYTYLIEIIKGILINNKKARNKQIYE, from the coding sequence GTGGAAAATGAAATAACAAGGACTAAAATAATTTCTTCTATATTTTGGAGGTTTTTGGAGTTTAGTGGGGAGCAGGGCATTCAACTTTTAGTGTTAGTTATATTAACACGTCTGCTCTTACCAGAAGATTTTGGTTTAATTGTTTTAGTAACTATTTTTATTTCCGTTGCAACAGTAATAACTCAGAGTGGATTTAATACTGCACTTATTCAAAAAAAAACTATGGATGAAGCAGATCTTTCCTCTGTTTTTTATGTAAATTTACTTATTTCAACTATTTTATATTTCATACTTTTTATGATAGCTCCTTTTCTCGCTTCATTCTTTGAACACCCTCAATTAACACTGATTATAAGGCTTCTTTCCTTATCTTTAATATTGCGTGCATTGCATTCTATACAAAATGTTATTATTATTCGAAACATGCAATTCAAAAAATTATTTACTTGTAGTATAGGGGGCGTTATTCTTTCAGGTATTATCGGAATACTAATGGCATATACAGGTTTTGGAGTCTGGTCTTTAGTAGTCCAGCAATTGGTAAACAACTTAGTTTATACAATAACGATAGTCTTTATTGTAGCATGGAGACCACGATTAATATTTTCAATAGGCAAGCTAAGAGGTTTATTCTCTTATGGTTGGAAGATATTAGTCTCCTCTTTAATAGATTCTATTTATTTGAATATTAGTAATTTAATTATTGGTAAAATGTTTAGTCCGGCTATATTAGGCTTTTATAATAGAGGTGAACAAATTCCTGGTCTCCTTGTTAGTAATATCAACGGCTCGATACAATCAGTGTTATTTCCGGCACTTTCCACTCAGCAAGAAAATAAGAAACGAGTAAAAGAAATGGTGAGAAGGGCGATGGTTACTAGCGCATTTATTATCTTTCCAATGATGATTGGTCTAGCTGTTATTGCTGAGACCTTAGTAAAGATAGTTTTAACTGAAAAATGGATGCCCGTTGTTCCTTTTTTACAGATTTTTTGTTTCATATACATTTTATGGCCTATTCGTACAGCTAATTTACAAGCAATAAATGCATTAGGAAGAAGCGATATCTATTTAAAGTTAGAAATAGCCAAAAAAATGCTGGGAATAGTTATTTTAACGATAGCTCTGCAGCATGGAATTTACGCAATAGTAATGGGTATGTTTATTACTAATTTCTTATCATTATTTATTGATGCTTATCCTAATTCAATATTGCTAGATTATAGGTTAATAGAACAATTTTTTGATGTTTTCCCTTCTCTGTTTATATCTCTAATTATGGGAGTAACGGTACTTAGTATTAAGTTACTTGGTTTTACTAATATAACAACTTTAATAATGCAAATTTTTGTAGGTTTTATTTTTTATATCATTTTAGCAAAGGTTTTCAAATTAGAGCCATATACTTACTTGATTGAGATAATAAAAGGAATATTGATAAATAATAAAAAAGCACGTAATAAACAGATTTACGAATAA
- a CDS encoding aminotransferase DegT: MTRKIFLSSPHMSVEGYEMQYVKEAFDTNWISPLGENINCFEKELAKKVGSKSAVALSSGTAAIHMALKAAKVEAGDIVFCSTLTFAATANPIIYQNAVPVFIDSDYESWNMCPTALEKAFVKYPHVKAVIVVHLYGLSAKMDEIVQLCSTYNVALIEDAAESLGTYYKGQHCGTIGDYGVYSFNGNKIITTSGGGMLVSNNENDIEKVRFWATQSRDPVRHYQHSELGFNYRMSNVVAGIGRGQLKILHERVEKKREIFSYYKRELEGLNGIEFMPSNEWNEPNYWLSAITLNEKLRPLEVMEALDRENIESRPVWKPMHLQPFFKHFDYIGTDVSEKLFENGVCLPSDTKMTVEDMERVINVIKEVWR, encoded by the coding sequence ATGACTAGAAAAATATTTCTTTCATCGCCACATATGAGTGTTGAAGGATATGAAATGCAGTATGTAAAAGAAGCTTTTGATACGAATTGGATATCGCCGCTCGGAGAAAATATAAATTGCTTTGAAAAAGAGCTGGCAAAAAAAGTGGGGAGTAAATCTGCCGTTGCACTTTCTTCTGGAACAGCAGCTATTCATATGGCATTAAAAGCCGCTAAAGTCGAAGCTGGAGATATCGTTTTTTGTTCCACTCTTACGTTTGCAGCTACAGCGAATCCTATTATTTATCAAAATGCCGTGCCTGTTTTTATTGATAGTGACTATGAATCATGGAATATGTGTCCAACAGCATTAGAGAAAGCTTTTGTTAAATACCCACATGTAAAAGCTGTTATTGTCGTTCACCTTTATGGATTATCGGCAAAAATGGATGAAATTGTTCAATTATGTAGCACATATAATGTAGCACTGATTGAAGATGCTGCAGAGTCCCTGGGAACTTATTATAAGGGTCAGCATTGCGGAACTATTGGGGATTATGGCGTTTATTCTTTTAATGGTAACAAAATCATTACGACTTCGGGTGGTGGAATGCTTGTTTCGAATAATGAAAATGATATCGAAAAGGTACGATTCTGGGCTACTCAGTCACGTGATCCCGTAAGACACTATCAACATAGTGAATTAGGCTTCAACTATCGAATGAGTAATGTTGTCGCTGGTATAGGAAGAGGGCAATTAAAAATTTTGCATGAACGGGTGGAAAAGAAGCGAGAGATTTTCAGCTATTATAAGCGAGAGCTAGAAGGACTTAATGGCATTGAGTTCATGCCAAGTAATGAATGGAATGAACCCAACTATTGGTTAAGTGCAATTACGTTGAATGAGAAATTAAGACCGTTAGAAGTAATGGAAGCATTGGATAGAGAAAATATTGAATCAAGGCCAGTATGGAAACCAATGCACTTGCAGCCTTTTTTTAAACACTTTGATTATATAGGTACTGATGTGTCGGAAAAATTGTTTGAAAATGGTGTATGTTTACCATCCGATACGAAAATGACAGTTGAAGATATGGAGAGAGTTATAAATGTAATAAAGGAAGTGTGGAGATAG